AGAGCGCTCGGACGAGGCTTGCCGGGAGCGCCGCGCCCAATCGCCAATGACGGAGAGGAAGCGACCCCGCTTTACGCCGCGATGCTTGAAGAGGTAAAGCGAGTTCTGGTTCCCGGCGCTTGCTGCTGCTGCTGCTGCGGCGGCGGCTGAGCCAAATGACGCTTTTGGAGGCAGGGCGATGAGCCTCCGGCATAGCATCGATCGCTGCGGCCGGCCTTTTGGAAAACGGCCAAAATTCGCCAACATCGGGGAAGTTCGGCCAAAATTTTCCAAGGTCGCCCAAAATTTCTGCATGAAGACAAGACAAGAGAAGAGAAAAGAAGAGATATCAAGCGCGCTTCGCGCGGAGGTGCGGATATGGCGAATTCGGTTTTGATTTCGGCCAACTGGCAGGAAAGCACGTTGGCGATTCGCTTGGGTGAGCAATTTCCCGGGCAGGTGAGTGATGCGCTGCATATTTGGTTTCAATTGCTGTCGCCGTACAATCGGGATGATTGGGGCCGCGGCAGGTACATGCCCAGCGTGTTTCGCTCGAGGGCGTTTTCGAACGACCCAAAGAAGTTGATGGAAGTCTCGGTCGCCGACGTGGAGCGATGGATAAAGAAAATGGCCGACGAGGGCAGCGTCGTACTTTACGGGACGGATGAAATGGGCCGCTCCCCGGCGTATTATTACCTGCCCAAATTCAAGTTATACAACCCGCTCAAGTATCGCAAAGCCAGCAAATTACCGCCGCCGCCGGGATGGAGCGACGAGAGCGAGGAGATCGTCGCGTCCGTCGAGGCCGACCCGCTGGACGTCGAAAGAGCCGTGCAGATTCTCGGCGTTATCCACCGCAATTATGAATTCTGGGGCTGGAACGCCGAGCGCCTGCCCAAAAGGCCGACGGCCAAAGACATAAAAACGCTTCGCCTGTTACGTGAACGAGACAAAATCACGAACGCCGATTTCTACAATTTCCTCGCGACGCTTTCGACCGACAGAGACGACAGCCGCGGATTTTGTTGGGCGAAACAGGTCAGATCCGTTTCGTGCCTTCGCAGCGTGTGCAGAAACGGCGAAAGTAAATTTTGGAATATGGTGAATTTTGCGAAGGAGGCATACACCGATGCGCGCTAAGCAAGTCAGCGCAATTGCAGCAAAGGACGGATTGTCCCCGCTTGTCGATATCGAGCCGTTCGAGCGTGAATACGACAAGGCCGGGGCGATGGGAGTGATGATCGAATCGCGAACGGGGGGCTCGCCGCCTGCATTGCGGATGATGCCGGTGTTTTACGTGACCGGATCGGACGGGCGCGAACGACTTTGCTACGGCAAAATCGGCTGGGGGCGCAAGTGGGGGTACATTCAGTTAACCGACGAGCAAATCGAGAATTGCGAGTTTATAGGCTGCGTATGGCAATCCACGCCGTATGGCTACGATTTGAAATTCATTACAAAGCGGGGCTGGGATGTTACGGTTGACGACGTCGACCCGCGGGAGGCGAAATGAATCGGAAAAAGAAGCATGAACGCAAATCGCCGCATGAGCAGATCGCAATTGCGCGCGAGTATCTCGAAGGCCACGACACGCAAAGGGAAGTCGCGGCGCGGCACGGCGTCGATCGCGCGAGTGTGGCGGGGTACGTCATGAGATATAAGCGTGGCGAGATTAGGTTGATTGCGCCGGCGCTGCAGGAGGCGAAATCGCGGGTGCCGGTTGTGCTTTCCGGAACGGCGCTTCAGGCGAAATTGCGACGGGCGCGGAAAAGGGGGCTGGTGAAATGAGCCGGCTTGAATTCGTCGTCAAAATGCAATGCCGGACGAAACAGCGCCCGCGGGCCACGACCGATCGGCGCGGCAACGTTCACTCGTACATGACCACGGAGTATCAGATAAGCCGCGATCTCTTGCGGCAGGAATTATGGGCGGCGATGCGGTCGAGGCGAATGAAACCGTTCAAGCGCGGCGTACCGCTTTGTCTTTACCTGTTGATCAAATTCAAGGGCAAGGGGCGGGGCGACGCTGATAACCTGGCCGGTTTTTTCATGGACGCCGCGAACGGCACGGTCTGGCACGACGATTCACAGATCGAGTTTTTAACCGTCGATCTGGTCAGAAATGCCGGCGAAAATGTCATTGAAGCGATAATCGAGCTGAAGGAGGTGAACGAATGAAAACCGACTATACGGCGGTTCCCGAAGCCAAGATGGCGGCGCTGTTTAATCTACTGACCGGCGTTCCGGGTGTCGCATACCGGAACGAAGATTTGCGGATGCGGCTCGGACTTGGCAAGCGGGAGGTTGAATTAATCGTTCAGGCGCTGCGTGTGAGATGGGGCGCGCCGATACGCAGCGGCTCGGCAGGCTATTGGTGGCCGCGTGATCGCGCCGAGGCGCTGCTGGTGGCGGATGAGCTGCGGGAGCGGGCGCTGACGCAGCATCGGACGGAGGGCGCGGTAAGGCGCGGCGTGGATTTTTATTTTCCTGCGAGTATAAGTCAGATGGAGCTGACGGAGGTATAATCTTCGAGGATGAAACGCTATAGAATCGAGACGCGCAAATTGGCCGAGCTTGACCCGGCCCCGTACAATTGAGTTTTACGCAAAAGAAGGAACCTTGCCGAAATCGGCGATGCTGGTAAAGGTCCACCCGGACGTATCTCGTTTAACCTGGCGCTTCGGGCGGATCCACCATTACGTCGATTATCGTCCATTCCGTAAGAATCGGTTGATTCCAAGGCCGGAATTTCGCGGCATTGAAGGTATCAACGATTACGGGATGAAAATTGTCGATACTTCAAAGGAGCTTGAATATGGCGAAACTTGAAAAACCGGGGTATAATCGCCCTATGGCGAAATGCCTCTCGATTGCGGCGTTGCTTTTCCTTGCCGCTTGCGGCGGCGGTTCACCCGCGCCGGTCAATCCACCCGAAATTCCGGCAATCACGCTGCATAATAGGACGGGCGATTCGCTGTTTGTGGAGGTGCGCGTACCGAGCGAACCCGATCCGCATAACTTCGTGACCGTCGGTTCAATCTCGCCAAAAGGGACGATCAAGTACTATCCGAAAGAGTGGGGCGAGTTTTCCTTCAGGATCACTACGCTTGTCGGTAGGATAATACTTCACCTATCACCCGGTCAGTCGGCGGAGGTGCCATAGTGCCTCAATGCGAAATTGAAACAAAGCCGTTATCGGAGCTTATTCCTGCTCCCTATAATCCGCGCACCATCACAGAGGCCGCGATGCGTGGACTGAAAGCGAGCATAGAACGCTTCGGCCTTGTGCAGCCGATTGTATTCAACAGGCGAACCGGGCATGTCGTAGGAGGACACCAGCGCGTCAAGGCATTGCAGGCCGCGGGCGAAACAGAGGCGCAATGCGTGATTGTCGATTTGCCGGAAACGGAGGAAAAGGCGCTCAACCTGACGCTGAACAATCCGGCAATCGCGGGCGAGTTCACGGAAGGGGTATTTTCGCTGCTGGACGATATCAAGGTCGAGGTTCCGGATTTGTACGAGAATCTACTGCTGGATGATATAGCGGTTCACTTCCCCGAATTCGAGCAGGTCGGGAACGGCAAATACGGGGACGCGGATTTGGACGAAATCCCCGAAGCGCCGGAACCCGTGACGCAGCCGGGCGATCTGTGGATGCTGGGCAATCATCGGCTCGTTTGCGGCGACGCCACGGACGCCGACCGCGTGGCCTATTTGATGCAGGGCAGGAAGGCGGACATGGTTTTCACCGACCCGCCATATAATGTCGATTATGGAAGCTCAAAAAACCCCCGGCATAAATACAGAACTATCGAAAACGACAAGCAATCGCCGTCGGAGTGGCTTGATTTCTGTCGGGTGTTTCTGTTGGCGATTAAGCAATATTGCCCCGGCGACATATACATCTTCGGGGCTCCCGGCCCCGAAGGTATGCGCCAGCGGCTCTTAGCTTGTGAGATTGGATTCCATTGGTCGGCGACGATTATTTGGAAAAAACAACAACTGGTATTAACGCCCGCAAATTATCAGCGAATGTATGAACCGTGCCTATATGGATGGTTTGGCAAGAGCACATTCGGAGACGACAGAACCCAAACCGAGGTGTGGGAAATAGACCGCCCCCATAAGAGCGAACTGTGCCCCACACAAAAGCCTGTCGAGCTTTGCATGCGGGCAATCACAAACTCAAGCAAACACAACGATATTGTCTTGGATTTATTCGGCGGTTCCGGCAGTACCTTGATTGCTTGCGAGCAACTTAATCGCACTTGCTATATGATGGAAATCGACCCGCATTATTGCGACGTGATAGTGAAGCGTTGGGAAGACTTGACCGGCAACAAGGCAATCCGGCAACCGTGTTGCGAGGCGGTAGCGGCCAATGGCTAACGGCAACGGCAAGAAAAACGGCAAGCCGCATGGCAATACCAGATACAACTGGCACGAGATAGAGGCTTACTACGTTGCCAGTAATTTGTCGTATGAACAGCTTTGTGAAAAGTTCGGCTGTTCCATGAGTTCACTCGCCACGATAGCGGCTGAAAACAAATGGGCAAGCAAGCGTGAAGAATTTCGGAATAAGATCGGAAGTGAACAAATCGAGAAAGCCAAACACGCCGTCCTGTTCGATAAGATGCAGTTCGACGCCATGACCGAGCGCACGACTGATTTGGCGGCGGCACTTGTGGCCGAGAAATTCACTGTCGAATACAAGCGCTTCAAGGCCGGCGAACGTTCCGAGATCGACGCTCTTGAACTCAAGGAGATGATGGCCGTTGTCAAGACGGCGCAGGAAATCAAATACCGTGCTCTCAATATCCCGCCGCCCAAGCAAACGCTTGCGGTCGAGCAGGTAATGAGTCCGGCTCAGGCATTGGCCGAAGAACTTGGCGCGCTGGGGCCGGAAATTCTGATGCTGTTGGCGGCGGAAGAGAGGCAAAACGGCAACGGGAAACGAAAAGAGGCAACGGCATGAACGAGGATGTTTTTTGCGGGACGCGGGTGATGAATGTCCGCATCGCCCGCGAGTGCGAGGAATTTTTGTGGAGGCAAGATAATGCCTGATTTGAGGGTCTCGGTTATAATCGAGCTTGATGGCAAGCGTTTCGAAGGTGAGGACAAGACCGAGATAAACGCCGGTCGAATCCGCATCATCGCCGAAGCGCAGACGATGGCAAGTAACCTGGTGACCGGGCTTTTGGCGGCATTGCCTGAGGATCCCGTCGCTACCGTGAAGGTGACCAAAAAGGGCGGCAAGGAAAGTGGAAGCTGAACGCGGTAAAGGAAAAAACTGAAGCTGTTGATATAAGCCGTGCGAGGCAGATAGCATCGCGGCTGATTCTGCGCAAGCGTTTACGCGAGCGCACAGGCTACCATCCTCATAAAGCCCAAGCGGAAGTTCACAACGCTCGCTTGCACGGGGCGCGCTATATCTCGTGCTGCTGGGGCAGACGCGGTGGGAAATCCGAAATGGCGGCTGACGAGGCACTGCTGGAACTCGCCTATCGCCCGGATGGAATGCTCCCGAAACGCCTTGTGCTGATTGTCGGCCCGGAGGCTGACGTAACGGAAAAAATATTTCGCTACTTGTGGCGATGGATCGTGGACGAGCAGGTCTTCGGCTGCGCTCCGGTCGCCAAGAGCGAACGTGAACGTTATATCGAGCTCCCCTGGGATGCAAGACTGGAGGGAAGGACGACTGAAGACCCGCGCTCTCTGTTAGGCGATGCGCCGGTGCTGACTATTTCCGACGAGCACGCACAAAACAAAAACGGCCAAATACTTTTGGCTCAATATCTGCTCCCGCCACTAACCGACACTCTCGGAACGCTGATGCTTTTGACCACGCCGCAAGGCGCGGCCAATCACTTCCACGACACCCACAACGACTGGGCAAATGAGGCGCGAACCGACCCGCGATATTTCACGTCGCACATGACCAGTTATGCCAATCCGTTTCTGCCTCAAGGTGAAATCGACGAACTCGAACGCTTATACAGGCGAATGGGCATGTACGAGGTTTTCAGGCAGGAATATCTTGCGGAATTCACGGCGCTGTCGGGCGCGGTGTATCCGAACTTCATGCCGGAGCGAGACGGGCAGCCGTGGCACGTCCAGGACTTCGACCTGCTCGACGGCATTCCGGTTTCGCTCGGCATAGACTGGGGATTTCGCAATCCATTCGTGTGTCTGTTCGCGCAAGTGACAGGCGACGATTGTGTGTTCATCTTCGACGAGCTTTACCTGACCGGCCATACCTTGCCGGAATGCGCCGAGGCCGTAATCGAGCGCGGCGAACTCTACGGCGTCCCCTTCGCGATGGGCTATCCCGATCCTGCTTCCCCGGAGGGCGCGCACGTATTCCGCGAGTACGGGATTGCGATGTGGCAGGCACCGAAGGGTACGAAACTCAATGACGTAAACGACGGAATATTGCGTGTGCGCGGGTTATTCGGCCGGGACGACAAACCGGCGATTGTGATTCATCCGCGTTGCGAGCGATTGATTCGCGACCTGCAAAACTATATCTTCAACGAGCGTGCGGAGGGCGAAAAGCCCGTGAAGCAAAACGATCACGGCCCGGACGCGCTTCGATATCTTGTCGCGGGGGCGATCTCCCAGGGGCTGAAGGAGATACTATGGGCGTAACATTGCTCCAGCGGATCGCAAACGCTTACCGCGTCTTCAAGGCAACCGATATGCAGCAGGTGACGGGCCTGCTGTTTCCCGGCTTTAATTCAACCTTCGGTTCACGAAGTACGGTCAGCCGAGAGGCAATCGAGCACGTACACAGTTGGGTGTTCGCATGCTTTGACGTGCGTGCGGCCGCAACTTCGAGTGCGGAGCCGCGGCTGGTGAAGCCGAACGGCGAACCGCTGCAATCGCATCCGCTCTTGACGGCGCTTCTGGAACCGGAGGGCGAATTCAGCTACAACGAGCTCATGTACCTTAGCTCGATGTGGCTTGACGCGCTGGGCGAGGTGATGTGGTACATCGTGCGCCGGGGCGGGACGATAACGGGCTTTCTGCCAATGCGGGGTGATTGGTTCAAAATAAAACCCGCCGCCGATGGCACGATGCAATATGTCTACGATCCCGGCAACGGCAAGGTTGTCAATTTCGACGCCCGCGAGATAATTTACTTTCGGCGGCCGAATCCCGCCGATCCAATCCGCGGCCTTTCGCTGATAAGTGCCGGCGCGTATTCAATTGACGAACTGACCAAAATGCACAAAACGCGAAACGCCCTTCTCGACAACGACAGTACCCCGCCATTCGGCCTGAAGTTCACGAACACGACGCGCAAGGAAGACATCGAGGCATTGCGGTACCAGTTCGAACTCCGCCACAAGGGGAGCAAGAAGGCGGGCCGGGTGGCATTCCTGCCCGGCGACGCCGAGGTTGTGCCGTTCCCGGTCAAGTTCGAGGAACTGCTTTATCTTGTCGCGATGGACAAGACCCGCGAGGAGATTTGCGGAATATGCAGGGTGCCCCTGGCCAAGCTCGGCCTGGTGCAGGACGTGAACCGCGCCAACAGTGAGGCGATGGACGCGACATTTATGAGTGAAACAATCGCCCCGCATGTCGGGTGGTTCGAGGACGGGCTGAATTCGCGGCTGATGCCCAACATCGGGCTGAGCGGTTTGCGATGGAAATTCGACCTCGATATCCCCGTTGATCGCGTCTACGAGCTTGACGAAACGACGCGGCTATTGCAGGCCGGCGCGATTTCGATTAACGAGGCGCGGCGCAAATACGGCTATCCCGATATCGCGGGAGCCGATATGCCGCTCGTGCCGTTCTCGCTAGTGCCGCTCACGTATGCACAGGCGCCCCAGGACAGCGGAAACGACGCAAACCCGGACAATCAGCCAAAGGCGCTGAAAAAGCAGCTTGCGGGCGAAACGCGCCGCAAGGCCGCGTGGAAGTCGTTCGATTCGCGCGTCAGGCCGTGGGAGCGCGTTGTCAAGCGATTGCTGGATGATTATTTCGACGAGACGAGCGCGAAGGTGCGAGCTAATTTGCGCAAAGCGTATCGCGGCATGGACGTGACTAAAGGCCCCGCTCCCGATATCGAGGCGCTCATTCCATCGGAGATACTGGAAGGGATTGCACTCGCAGCAAAGATGTCGCCGATTGTCAGCGACATTCTGAAGCAATTTCTGGAGGATACCGCGGCGCAATACGGCGCGGACGGCGTGTTCAATCCGGACAGCCCGCGGATAGCCGTGTGGCTCGGCAAGGAGCTGGAGCGGCGGATGACCAAAATCGCCGCCACGACCGCCGACGAATTGCGGGCCGCAATGACAGAGGGCGTGCGTGCTGGTGAGGGAATTGACAAGATCGCTCAGCGCGTCGCCGATGCGATGAACCAGGCCAAGAGCTACCGAAGTGTAAGAATCGCCCAAACGGAAGTAATCGGCGCGAGTAACCGCGGCACGATGGAAGGCCTTAGGGCAGCGGGATTCGAGCGGAAAGAATGGCTGAGCTCGCGTGACGGGCGGGTGCGGGAAACCCATATCGAAGCCGACGGGCAAATTGTGGCGCTTGATTCGCCGTTCGTCGTCGGGGCTGCACAGCTTGACCATCCGGGCGATATGCTGGCGGACGCCCCGGAGGAAACCATAAATTGCCGTTGTACCGTTGTGCCTGTTTTCGGAGGTGAAGTATGAAGACGAAAGAGCTTGGAATTCAAACATGCAAGGCTCTCGTAAAGGATATCGGCGGCGAGCCGGGCGAGCGCGGCTGGATAATAGGCGTGGCATCAACGAGCACGGTTGACCGCGACGGCGACGTCATTGAGGCCGCGGGCTGGCTGCTTGACGAATATCGCAAAAATCCGCAGTTCCTTTTCGCCCACGATGCCTCCGATTTGCCCATCGGAAAAACCCTCTGGGTGAAGCCGGAAGACAAACAGCTCATTTTCAAGGCTGAATTCGCGGCACACCAGAAGGCGCAGGACGTGCGCCGGCTTTATCTCGACGGGATGCTGAACTCGTTCTCGGTGCGCTTTTTGCCCGTCGAATACACGATAATGGAGAACGGCGGATATCGTTTTGAAAAACAGAAGCTGGTCGAAATATCCGCGGTGCCGATTCCCGCAAACGCCGAGGCGGTTGTGGTGGAAGTAAAATCTGGTACAATAAACACAGACCGAGATACGCTCCGGCGGCTGGAGGTAATGCGCCGAGTTAAAGGCGGCTTACTAGGCAGGCTTGTGGCGGCTTCGGAAAAAGGGGCACTTAAATTTTCCGAGGTGAAACATG
This DNA window, taken from bacterium, encodes the following:
- a CDS encoding DNA modification methylase, producing MPQCEIETKPLSELIPAPYNPRTITEAAMRGLKASIERFGLVQPIVFNRRTGHVVGGHQRVKALQAAGETEAQCVIVDLPETEEKALNLTLNNPAIAGEFTEGVFSLLDDIKVEVPDLYENLLLDDIAVHFPEFEQVGNGKYGDADLDEIPEAPEPVTQPGDLWMLGNHRLVCGDATDADRVAYLMQGRKADMVFTDPPYNVDYGSSKNPRHKYRTIENDKQSPSEWLDFCRVFLLAIKQYCPGDIYIFGAPGPEGMRQRLLACEIGFHWSATIIWKKQQLVLTPANYQRMYEPCLYGWFGKSTFGDDRTQTEVWEIDRPHKSELCPTQKPVELCMRAITNSSKHNDIVLDLFGGSGSTLIACEQLNRTCYMMEIDPHYCDVIVKRWEDLTGNKAIRQPCCEAVAANG
- a CDS encoding RusA family crossover junction endodeoxyribonuclease codes for the protein MSRLEFVVKMQCRTKQRPRATTDRRGNVHSYMTTEYQISRDLLRQELWAAMRSRRMKPFKRGVPLCLYLLIKFKGKGRGDADNLAGFFMDAANGTVWHDDSQIEFLTVDLVRNAGENVIEAIIELKEVNE
- a CDS encoding helix-turn-helix domain-containing protein, whose protein sequence is MNRKKKHERKSPHEQIAIAREYLEGHDTQREVAARHGVDRASVAGYVMRYKRGEIRLIAPALQEAKSRVPVVLSGTALQAKLRRARKRGLVK
- a CDS encoding phage portal protein, which encodes MGVTLLQRIANAYRVFKATDMQQVTGLLFPGFNSTFGSRSTVSREAIEHVHSWVFACFDVRAAATSSAEPRLVKPNGEPLQSHPLLTALLEPEGEFSYNELMYLSSMWLDALGEVMWYIVRRGGTITGFLPMRGDWFKIKPAADGTMQYVYDPGNGKVVNFDAREIIYFRRPNPADPIRGLSLISAGAYSIDELTKMHKTRNALLDNDSTPPFGLKFTNTTRKEDIEALRYQFELRHKGSKKAGRVAFLPGDAEVVPFPVKFEELLYLVAMDKTREEICGICRVPLAKLGLVQDVNRANSEAMDATFMSETIAPHVGWFEDGLNSRLMPNIGLSGLRWKFDLDIPVDRVYELDETTRLLQAGAISINEARRKYGYPDIAGADMPLVPFSLVPLTYAQAPQDSGNDANPDNQPKALKKQLAGETRRKAAWKSFDSRVRPWERVVKRLLDDYFDETSAKVRANLRKAYRGMDVTKGPAPDIEALIPSEILEGIALAAKMSPIVSDILKQFLEDTAAQYGADGVFNPDSPRIAVWLGKELERRMTKIAATTADELRAAMTEGVRAGEGIDKIAQRVADAMNQAKSYRSVRIAQTEVIGASNRGTMEGLRAAGFERKEWLSSRDGRVRETHIEADGQIVALDSPFVVGAAQLDHPGDMLADAPEETINCRCTVVPVFGGEV
- a CDS encoding HK97 family phage prohead protease codes for the protein MKTKELGIQTCKALVKDIGGEPGERGWIIGVASTSTVDRDGDVIEAAGWLLDEYRKNPQFLFAHDASDLPIGKTLWVKPEDKQLIFKAEFAAHQKAQDVRRLYLDGMLNSFSVRFLPVEYTIMENGGYRFEKQKLVEISAVPIPANAEAVVVEVKSGTINTDRDTLRRLEVMRRVKGGLLGRLVAASEKGALKFSEVKHEVD